TTGTGCGTGTATAGCATCTGTATGTGTGTCAAAGAAGTACCTGTGTTTACACTGTGCCACTAACGTGTGAAATAACTACCACCAAATGGTGTATTACACATGTCTGTCTAGacacataaatacatagagcACATACAGAGTAAACAGGGTTAACATTTGCAACATGGAGGCAAAACAGTGTAGCCGTCAGTTACATTTTTCGTTATTTGTTCCTATAAACTTCAATGATTGtgcccatatatatatatatatattttttttttgcctgtgttTCCTATTAGGAGAAATGTGtcctaatatttatttattactcttCTCTTGGCACTTGGGTGTCAAACTTTTGTGTCTCCTCACTGCAGGGACAGAAtgagctgctggtcatgatagcATTAGTGTGTTAtgcttttttagttttttttaaactagctTGCTTATATATttacaagtaaaaataaaagtaaagccaGTAAACACTTTTTTACTTTGCCTCAATTCTGTTCTCAGCATTGGATCAGTTTTTTACTGTATCTTTACAGTATGCAACCAACAAAGCTCACACTGAAAAACACATGACGAAACCCCCAAATCAAACGAGATGACAgcgtattttcattttttttgttttaaatgtatatttgaGTTATGTacctttgtttctgttgttttaattgtttcatTATAACTAACTCAAGGTCATAAGCAGCCTAAGCTGTGCATTGAAACACTATGTGTGCACTATGAAACATGGCACGCTCCTTAACCTCACACCCAGGTGTTCCCCCTTTCTGCTCCAGGTCAAACTTGGCACTGGGCGGTCAACACATTTTCTTGTCTTTCCTGAGTCTATCCCGGTACACAGCGATACTCATCATGTTACGCCGCCTCCTTCATACTTCTGTTTATGTCTTCCACCTTCATAACATCGGTGCCCTTCTTGTAAGGACGTTCTCACTCTGTGAGACACATGCAAAGCTGGGACATTTGGATAAAGGCATGTCCAGGTACTGTGCTTCTTTTCTTTACATAGTCTAAGTCAGCCTTGAGCTTGTATTTTGTGATTACTAGTCTATTTATATATGTAACAGAAATCATCATGCATAGAAGTAACATGCTTTGCAGCTTGAGGTTATTTTTAGCAAAGTAAGGGGATTAAAATCAGGCCAGGTTTGTCAGGTTGGATTAACATTTGGGAGACTTCTATGCTGGAgttattagagaaaaaatttgATCCATGCTAGTACTGACACTGATAGATGTGCAGAATTAAAAACAGCCTTGACATATTCATGAATACAGTACAGTAACTAAAGAAAGTGTAGTAGCCACTCAGAAAAAAGTAGACATTATGCACAGAACTGTGCTCTGAGCATCTTAGTGAAATATGCACTATACtgattatatattaatattgtgGGGTAtgagtgtttcttttgtttatgttctgtttttaaGGCAGGTTAAAGGATGGTTTCAGTTGCACAAAGCAGCAGAAGATGTGTGCTGTTGCTTCTCTTTCGTACCCGGTCAATCTTTCCCATCTCTTTCTTCACATTAGCGTTAGCAGCCCTGACGGCGCCAAAAACCGTGGCACTTCCTGCTGCTGACATTAACAAATCAATCTTAATCCTGCCTGCTACCATTTCCACTCTTTCAGTGGAAAAATCTTACAGCGTATCACAGTCCTACTCAACCTTCTCTTCTCCTGCACGTACCCCACAAACTTTGTCAAAACTCCCAATCAAGACTGACTCAAATGCCAAGTCCTCTACCTCTGAAACATCAGTTCAACTCATCAACCCAGCACCCCACAGAGATGTTGCAAACTCACCTATAACTTCTAAAAATATCCATCCGTTTGGCAAAGAGGTCTCTCCTAGTCCTTATTCAGGCCATTGTCGCCACACATTTTTCTATCCTGTTCAACCCCTAAAACAAATTTCATGGTTGCCATCTAACCCCTGCAAACATCTGAATTTGTCCCACAAAGCTACAGCACCTTTTTTGCACAAACACTCTCAATCACCTCACACCAAGAGCTGCCTGTATCCTCTTTCTACTGGAAAAGTTCATCTTCAACTTGCGAAAACTTCTAAAACTCAATCTCCTTTGCCACCAGCCTCACTGTCTCCCCTTTCCAACTCAACCtcacctcaaagtgctttaaaaaagcGTCGGGCCCCTCTTCCAGTGTCACCCCTTTCCGCAGCTTTAACCTTCAAAACAACACTGCCTGCCCTTTCTAAAACATCACCCCTCCTTCCCTACAACACCACTTCATCTCCTCCGGAAGCAACAACCCCTCGCCTTGCACCTGCCCATCTTCCCCACACCGTAGGCCCGCTGTTTGAACACCAGCCATTCATTGTTACTTGGAATATCCCTGATCTAGTGTGTAAAAGGTATAACATCTCACTGGACACCTCAGCCTTTAAAGGAGTGGCCACACCTGCCAAGGTAAGAGTGAAAAGATGATGGATAATCAgcagttgttgtgtttttatacaaCCTTTAGGAGGTTATAAAACTGTCTTAAAAGGCAAACTTATTTATGAGTAGTGGAGATAAGTTTATTGGGTCTTGTTCCTGCTGCAGGTTCCAGGGCAGTTTCTGTCTCTGTTCTACACAGATCGACTGGGTCTTTATCCACACATAGACCTCAAAAGTAGGAAAGAATTCTACGGCGGGATCCCTCAGAGAGCTAACCTGAAAGCCAGCTTGGAAAAGGCCAGAGCAGATATTAACTACTACATCCCATCCATGTAAGTAGGCCAGAGTATACTGTCTTTGCCCCTAGTGACACATTAAATGCTGATATTGACCTCCATCACCCTCCTCATTCCTTCCAGGACAAACCGAGGCCTGGCTGTGATAGACTGGGAGGAATGGCGCCCCCTATGGGACAGAAATTGGGGAACCAAAAGAATCTACCAGACTTTGTCAGTGGCCCATGTAATGCAGGCTAATCTCTCCCTCTCAGTACAGCAGGCCACAGTAAAAGCCAAACAGCAGTTTCAGGTCAGAGCGCTTTGCTTGAGGCTTAATGATAAATTATATACAATACAGAGCTCAGAGCACCTATTAATTATTCATGCCATCATTCCTTCACTCCTGGCTTCCTTCCTCTTAGGAGGCAGCAAGGAATCTTATGTCAGGGATGTTGGCCTTGGGCAGAGCTATGAGACCCAACTATCTTTGGGGCTTCTACTTGTTCCCCAACTGCTATAATTATGGCTGGAAGGACCAGCACTACACAGGCCAGTGCTCCAAGGAGGTGAGGAGGCAAAATGATGAGCTGCTCTGGCTATGGGAGTCAAGCACAGCCCTTTACCCCTCTGTTTACTTGCAGGTTGGTGATTCTCCTATATGGATGACATACttctaatattattattttaagtatttatttatttagtatttatttatttattgtcattgtcaagaacaatgaaattgcgtttggggcttccatacaacccccaaaaaaagaagaaaataataaataccccttaaaacccaagtgtacatatttaacccagtgtgactccaatgcaataagacaatccttagcgataatgttcgtagaaattcagacaaagacctgagaaacatgacaaaatacaacaatgcaacccattcaatattattgtactgtgagatatgatatcagatatgatagttatctatttaagaaagagggggggggggcaggagggggaagagaataaagatatgatgcaccaatgcagaccagttcattgctattaagaagttggatatggttattgtccgtgagaggggggcagagagttcaggagcctcacagcctgtggatacaggccgttggccagtctggatgttctggcctgtatagacctgtaccttctccctgagggcagcagatggaaaaggtggcgcgcagggttaAGCGGTAATTTTCCCTGAATCTGTTTCAGACCTCTCTAGCAGACAATCCAAAAGCCGCTCTGATGGTGAGAAACCGCGTCCAGGAGGCTTTGAGGGTGTCTGCCCTTCCTGGATGGAGTGCTACTGCACCCGTGTTCGTTTACATGCGTCCTGTTTTTGTTGATGACAACAAACGCTTCCTCAGCCAGGTAACAAAGACTATTTAAATGTGGATTTGTTTAACACTTTATTCATAGGCACATTACGTAATAGTCTGCAGCATGACTTTCTGACCTGGTTGGGATGTTCTTGGGAGGCATTTGCAAATGACAAGCACTAAGCATACAAATTAAATGACTTTGCAGCTTAAACAGATTGCATCTTTTCCAGTAACTCATTAGAGAGTAAATGCAAGCACACTTGACTAGATTACATCTTACATCTTAGGTTACTTTATACATCCCTAGAGTGGAGTGTTTCCAGCCAGGAGGTCCAGTTTTAAGGGGAGTTCAGTTTCTTTGGTGTAACAACATCCTTCTCAGGTGGTAACCACCACACGATGTTGTAATCCTTATCTTCTGTTCTCATTTGTGTGAGCATGCTGCAAAAAACCTCAACTCAAAACCATGATGCAATTCTTTGCAAACCTTTTTAGTTTAAAAAGTGCAGAGAAAGCAAAAATTCTCCAGCATTTTTCACCAACACTGGGGCGCTCAACAGTTTGGGCATCATTTgccatatttttaatttcataatGTCCGAAATGCTTTCAATGATGGCAGGTATAGGCCAGTTTAGCACCTGGACTGCTTTGCTAACAATCAAGTACTATATAGAACACTAATTTGATAATGGTAATTTTCATACCAGTAAAATCTCTTTTAGGGAGGTTTAAGGACATCTCTGTAAACGGTAAACAGTAAAATTCAATGTGTTTTAAAACctctttaaaaactgaaaattgctTAACTTTGAAACAGCTCAACATTCATCAAATCTaatcttacatttttaaatattggcTCAGTCTTTTTACATGTGTAACGAACAATTAGTGAAGATGATTAACTATTTGCGTCCAGGGGGATCTGATCAGCACCGTCGGGGAGAGTGTGGCAGTGGGGGCATCTGGCGCTGTGCTATGGGGAGCCAGCGGTGACTATGATGACCAGGTAACATCACACCACAGGCCTCCATTGGACTGCTGAAAGATATAACAATGTATTGATGTCAGTCAGACGGAACAAGACAAAGACTTTAATTAGACGATACAGGAAGCGGTTTATCTCTTCAGCAACTGACAATATCTGCTGAGTGATTGTGGCGGCTGGTTTAGCAACCACAATAGTTAATCCACAACAGCAAAGCCTAAATTAAGCAATGATGGTACATTTAACTGGATGTTTAAATTGCTCTGACAGAGACCTCAGCATGTAATTAATATTCTTGTAGTTGCATATCTTAATTGCCttttattacatattacatGCTGTTAAATAACTTTATTACACGTCCTTAGTGTCTGCTATTCAGTGCATTAGGCTTTTTATAGCTGCAAGATATTTTTTGTTAATTCTGCCTGTTCTGCAGTTAATGAACTTCTTACTCCACACATTACAAACCTATCAAAACAATACTCTCAGTCAGGAATAGCTGGTTTTCTAATATGTAAATATGctagtttgttttctgttgattaTATCAAAAGGTAATACCACTGATACAGTTAGCAGCTGCTTAGCTTATCACAAATATTAGATTTGTAACATTACAGATCTATCAAAATAGTGCTCTCACACAGGAACAACTGTACAGTACATTTTATAATATGTATGCTAGTtcagcccgttctcactcccgaggcgtaacatgccGACATTTTGTcggcgatttgaagaaaaagagcgaacatgtgtagattgaGTCCATACGGTTGTcatatttcctcatttttctgaagtcgtcatttaggaacgtggtgggtagccgaaaacgtaatatgttgacgatttggcacctagcgtaaaatgttatgctttgggagtgagaacgtgttggctAGTTTGCTTGCTCTTGAATGTATAatgagcccttagtgcgcagggtgccaccagccacccgcacagtgcagagatggtcagaggagagcgaggaggctcttaaggactgttttgagtcgactgtgtgggaggtgatctGTGACGACCATGGagaggacatcgacagccttactacatgcattactgactatattaatttctgtgtggataacaccgtacctaccaggactgtacggtgtttctccaacgacaaaccttggattaccctagaaattaaagctgtcctcaagcagaagaggagggccttcaaatccaaagacaaagagaagttgaaaagggtgcagagagagttgaggggactgataaggaatgggaaggagagctacaggcagaagatggagaaccagcttcagcaaaacaacgttggtgaagtctggagaggcctcagaaccatctcaggccacaaacagcagaactctctgcctgggagggatgtgaggtgggcaaatgaactgaatcatttcttcaacagatttgattcaaccatgagacagtctacaacatcggctgcagactcacccacccccactgctgctgttccacctctgacacctcagacacttcacacctcctctattcaccctactcactcccccccacccccaacaacagcatccaatacacactcaacacaaggctccagcctgtctctctcaaccacccaggttaggagggaactgaggaggattaatggcaagaaggcagcgggcccagatggcatcagctcgagggtcgtcaggtcctgcgcggaccaactgtgtggggtgatggagcacctcttcaacctgagcctgaggttgggaagagtcccacagctctggaaaacctcctgtgttgtaccagtgccaaagacttcatgccccaaggacctcaacagctacaggccggtggctctgacatcccacctgatgaagaccctggagcggttggtcctggctcagcttcggcgcctaacaagctcatcactggacccacttcagtttgcctaccagcctggcattggcgcggatgatgccgtcattcacctcctacatcgttccctcgctcacctggagaccgctggaagcactgtgagaatcatgttctttgatttctccagtgccttcaacactattcttccctcggttctgaaggacaagctggagaactctggagtggaccatcacctcactacctggattttggactacctcaccgaccgaccacagtatgtgaggactcagggctgtgtgtcggacagggtcgtctgcagtatgggggccccacagggaacggttctggctccgttcctcttcaccatctacactgcagacttctcccacaattccacccagtgcttcctgcagaagttctctgatgactctgcaatagtcggcctcatcactgatggggacgacaaggagtacagaggactgactcaagactttgtggactggtgccagctgaactacctccagatcaacgccagtaaaaccaaggagctggtggtagacttccgcaggcacaagcattctccactgcaaccactgaacatccagggtatggacattgaggctgtggacagctacaggtaacttggtgttcatctgaacaacagactggactggactcataactcagacgccctctacaggaaagggcagagcaggctgtacctgctgcggagactcaggtcgtttggggtggagggcccactcctgaagaccttctatgactctgtggtggcttctgctatcttttatggtgtggtctgctggggcggcagcatctctgctggggacaggaagagactgaacagggtgatccgaagggccagctctgttctaggatgccctctggacccagtggaggtggtgagtgacaggagaacggcggctaagctgtcatccctgttggacaacgtctcccaccccatgcagcagactgtgacagcactgagcagctccttcagtgggagactgcggcacccacggtgtgggacggagagatttcgcaggtctttcctccccactgctgtcagactccacaacaaagactttaactgaacaaacacacacatccacacatgtgcaataacactaagtgcaataatcttttctggcatcgttgtatttttactcagttgtatatagcattcgtattctatttttatcttattgtatatttttattctattttattctactgtatatagtatattattttattctattctgtacagctgtgtactgtatttattcttattgtattctaatttttgcgtcataacttttgcactgtccacttcctgctgtgacaaaacaaatttcccacgtgtgggactaataaaggttatcttatcttatcttatcttataaaacAGTGACACTGCTGCTACAGTTAGCAGCTGCTTAGCTTAATTCTCTGCAGAAACAAACTTGCCAGATCTAGCCTTGTGAAATTTTTGCATTAAGTCAACATAAAGTAAGAAAATCAATAACATCCTATGCCTCATTAGAATTAATCTGTCCATGTTATTGAACCACTCCAATAAACGTCAACCGATATAGTGTCTTCAGTCTGGTCTTAACAAAACTGACCTAACACCACCGCCACCGTAGCCCACTAATGTCATTTAGTAATCATTAAGGCTAGCTAAGCAAAGCTAAGCTAGCTTTAGTCTTGTTTTTAAGGAATAGGTATGCAAGTGGTattgatcagttttttttttcacgtgGACATGTTAATACAATTCACGGTCACTGAATTATTGTGATGCTGTCCTCTGTTTTAGGCGACACaattgtggtcagaagtttaagGTACATGCACACATCACGGGCATGAATATCATTGtaattttgaacttttaatgGTCTctctgaactgttctttttccacgGTGGAAAGGGAGAACAGCATACATGTTCAGTGAcgttaaaaaacaagaatttgcGTACAcaagtttacatttattttgcctAAAAGCTGGACCAGGAAACCatctaatttaaataaattctacCAATAATGCCAAGAAGAGTGGTCAAATAACCAGCAAGAATTATACCAAAAGCTTGTTGATCGCTACTGAAAGGATCTGGTTGAGGTGCAACTTGCTAAGGAATATTTTACCAAATATTACTGGGGATGTATCTATTGTagtctggaaaaagaacagttgaaAGAAGTCATAAAAAGCCTGAACTTACCGTGACATTCATGCCCACGATGAGTGCATGTAAATTTGTGTCCACAACTATAGTGATCTTATTTATTCCTCTCTCTATTTCTCCTCTCCAGCTTTCTTGTGAAGCCCTCTCCTTCTACCTCACCTCCACCCTGAATCCTTACATCACCAATGTCACGACAGCTGCCCAGCTGTGCAGCGACTTCCTGTGCCGAGGAAATGGCCGCTGTGTCAGAAAAAACTACAAGTCCAGCCATTACCTCCACCTAAACCCTGAAAGTTTCAGGGTTGTGAATACTCAGAAACGCTACTTTGTTCTAGGAAGTCCAAGCTTGGCAGACCTGAAGTCTTTAAGCAGGAGATTTAACTGTCAGTGCTACAAAGGACTGAAATGCACTCCTAGGACATACAAAGAGCTTGCCAAGGCCCTGATGTTCAGTGTTAAGCGAGGGCAGTACCAGAACTCCCCCACTCTGAGAAAAGTTGGATTAGATGACACCGAGCAGGCCAGCACCGCTAAAGATAAAGTTAATAAGAACTTTAATGCAGCTGACAATTAAATTTGGTGGTTACAAACTAAATTGTTAGTCTGGTCTAGAACCCAGAATCAAACTTCTACTCGCATAGAAGATGAGCTTATAGTCAACGATTAactcaatatatatatatatatatatatatatatatatatatatatatatatatatatatatatatatatatatatatatatatatatatatatatatatactgctacCTTTTGCTGTGTCAGTAAAAAACGACTCAGTAAGCATAGGGCTACTTCATGTACTATGAATAAAACCACTGACAGAATCTATAAACTACAAGCACAATACCAAATCACAGATGTGTCACCTGTGCCTGACAATATTACAGCCAGTTGGTATTTGAATATGATTTGACTGCATatgcaaatggaaaaaaaagaaaaactgcagcagttttttatttctttctctgcAATGACAAAgtactgaatgaatgaaaacatttttcattttaaattctcagtaatttatttaatttatctcggctcttttaaaaatatgtctgtGTATGCAAATGTATAGCGAATATAATTTGtgtgagaaaaataaacatgaatcaCCAGACGCACTGACCTTTATTCCAGTTTAGATCGTTGTCAGTGGCTTTTGATTGCTTGAGAGAAAAGGTCTGACAAGCAGTGGATTATTTAAGTCTATAAATGACAAATGAggaaagtgctggaaacattcctcagagaaaGTTGCCTGTACTTCTATGACAGCATTACACATAGCACCACAGAGTTGCTGTAGATTTATCATTCGATCGCATTCCAGAGGTGCTGTTGGATTGAAATACGGTGGCTGTGAAAGCCATTTCAGTTCAACAGAGCacctgtcatgttcaagaaaacattttgagatgatttgagctttgcgAAATAGCATGTTGTCCGGCTGGAAGAAGCCATCAAAAGATTGGTGGTCATAAAGGGTCTTTCTCGGATCAAAAAAGCAGCAAGTACTTGGATCAGGATGCTTTTATATTGATTATGCCAGATTCTGAACTTACAATCAAATGTTGAAGCAGAATTCGAAGCTCATCAGAACAAGTAATGTTTTTCCAACCTTCTACTGTCTAATTTTGGCGAGTCCATGCAAAATGTAGCCtcaatttcctgttcttagctgaggAGCGGTACAAAATGTGGTCAatcaagtggttatttgaattattgttgccttcctatGAGCTCAAACCAGCCTTGCcatttcctctgacctctgacatcaacaagtcattttcacccagagaattgCCGCTAACGGGTACCAACAAACAACTTACATTCAaagagtcacttaaatcatctttcttccccattctaaCGGTCAGTTTAAACTCTCTGTCACCATGTCTACTTGTCTGAATGTactgagctgctgccatgtgattgtcGGATTAGACATTTGGATTAATGAGGACATAAACAGATATGTAATGTGGCGACTATTAGAGAAATATCAATTAATGGAATTTCCCGCTGGTCTAGTAAAGTTTTAAGGACCATATTataatgttttattattcaGGTGTTGGAAAGGAAGTTGCCATAATAATCAAGCCAACTGTTCAGTTTCACTTCCTAGTATTAGATACCAAAAGATATGTTGAAAATACATGTTCATTTTTATAAACAGCAGTCACAGATTACTTCTGATTGAACGTGTTAATGAGGCTTGGTGTATGTTGCTCCCATTGTGATTTACAGTAAATATTGTAGGTCACTGGTGTATTCACTCAGAGTCCTCTGGGTGGTGTGTGTGATGTCTAAATGTTCGTATTTGCTTATGTCACAATGATCTCCATGGTGTCgcggagagaaagagagggagtgaGAAAGTGAACACAACTATACAAAAAACCCCAGCATCACAtaactaaaattttaaatgaattacattgcttttttgcaattttctcTGTCTTATTTGATTTATATCAGTGCTAACTCAACCAGAAAGCAGTAATTACAGATAACACACATATTATCAGGTTGTGCCAGGAACTATTATCTTATGCACTAAAGAAAATGATTTGCAGCCATAAAACCAAGATTGTCTTGATTCTGTTGCTTGTGTGCCTGGATCTGCTGAGATTTGTTCAAGCTTGTGGTATGGAAAACTACAAGTATTTCCTATAGTTACCAGTGTCTGGCAGACCTTTTTTGTTCCTAGCCTTTTAGCAGAATGCAAACACCAAGtcagtaaataaaaagaaaccgcACCCTCCACAGGGCAAAACCTCTGTATAAGGGTTTGATTTACCCTTTCACTTTACGCCTGGActgcttttaacttttaaccTTGACTCTTCAACAGGAAGTAAATATTTCCATAGATATGGTGTAATTGCGCCTCTGCTGAATAATGCAAATGTTAAAGAAATGAAGGAATACCAGCTGCGTCAcaggaaaattgtatttttatttaaaattctaAGTCATACAGTACATGCCATTGCAAGTTagagatattttttttagttattgtGCAATTTCTTTCAaacgttcttttttttttatagctttttaaaagtagtttggtcattttttaaaaatcttcaaaAAGTGCACAGCCAAACACGAAAGTTAAGTATGATTAAAATACAGTtattctgtcatggaaaaaaACTGTAAGTTGTACAAAGTTATTCATGTGGGACAGAGTGTAAATGTTTAAGAACACCAGTGTAGCTGCCAggttaaacaaggaaaaaaaatcagtagcCAAAGTATTAGGCTGAGTAGGGTTCAGTTCAGCTCTCAGTGCTAATCATATCAGTAGAATTTCAAAGggctttaaaactaaaaaaac
The Astatotilapia calliptera chromosome 17, fAstCal1.2, whole genome shotgun sequence genome window above contains:
- the LOC113009633 gene encoding hyaluronidase PH-20-like isoform X1, coding for MVSVAQSSRRCVLLLLFRTRSIFPISFFTLALAALTAPKTVALPAADINKSILILPATISTLSVEKSYSVSQSYSTFSSPARTPQTLSKLPIKTDSNAKSSTSETSVQLINPAPHRDVANSPITSKNIHPFGKEVSPSPYSGHCRHTFFYPVQPLKQISWLPSNPCKHLNLSHKATAPFLHKHSQSPHTKSCLYPLSTGKVHLQLAKTSKTQSPLPPASLSPLSNSTSPQSALKKRRAPLPVSPLSAALTFKTTLPALSKTSPLLPYNTTSSPPEATTPRLAPAHLPHTVGPLFEHQPFIVTWNIPDLVCKRYNISLDTSAFKGVATPAKVPGQFLSLFYTDRLGLYPHIDLKSRKEFYGGIPQRANLKASLEKARADINYYIPSMTNRGLAVIDWEEWRPLWDRNWGTKRIYQTLSVAHVMQANLSLSVQQATVKAKQQFQEAARNLMSGMLALGRAMRPNYLWGFYLFPNCYNYGWKDQHYTGQCSKEVRRQNDELLWLWESSTALYPSVYLQTSLADNPKAALMVRNRVQEALRVSALPGWSATAPVFVYMRPVFVDDNKRFLSQGDLISTVGESVAVGASGAVLWGASGDYDDQLSCEALSFYLTSTLNPYITNVTTAAQLCSDFLCRGNGRCVRKNYKSSHYLHLNPESFRVVNTQKRYFVLGSPSLADLKSLSRRFNCQCYKGLKCTPRTYKELAKALMFSVKRGQYQNSPTLRKVGLDDTEQASTAKDKVNKNFNAADN
- the LOC113009633 gene encoding hyaluronidase PH-20-like isoform X2, with product MVSVAQSSRRCVLLLLFRTRSIFPISFFTLALAALTAPKTVALPAADINKSILILPATISTLSVEKSYSVSQSYSTFSSPARTPQTLSKLPIKTDSNAKSSTSETSVQLINPAPHRDVANSPITSKNIHPFGKEVSPSPYSGHCRHTFFYPVQPLKQISWLPSNPCKHLNLSHKATAPFLHKHSQSPHTKSCLYPLSTGKVHLQLAKTSKTQSPLPPASLSPLSNSTSPQSALKKRRAPLPVSPLSAALTFKTTLPALSKTSPLLPYNTTSSPPEATTPRLAPAHLPHTVGPLFEHQPFIVTWNIPDLVCKRYNISLDTSAFKGVATPAKVPGQFLSLFYTDRLGLYPHIDLKSRKEFYGGIPQRANLKASLEKARADINYYIPSMTNRGLAVIDWEEWRPLWDRNWGTKRIYQTLSVAHVMQANLSLSVQQATVKAKQQFQEAARNLMSGMLALGRAMRPNYLWGFYLFPNCYNYGWKDQHYTGQCSKETSLADNPKAALMVRNRVQEALRVSALPGWSATAPVFVYMRPVFVDDNKRFLSQGDLISTVGESVAVGASGAVLWGASGDYDDQLSCEALSFYLTSTLNPYITNVTTAAQLCSDFLCRGNGRCVRKNYKSSHYLHLNPESFRVVNTQKRYFVLGSPSLADLKSLSRRFNCQCYKGLKCTPRTYKELAKALMFSVKRGQYQNSPTLRKVGLDDTEQASTAKDKVNKNFNAADN